CAGAAGCCGCGTGCACGCCCTGAACCTCCGGTACGTGGCCCGCCGCGTCGCCGCAGCGCGGGGGCTGGACTGGAACGAAGCCGTCCTCGCCGGGGCCCACCTGGGGGGCGGCTCGAGCGCGGCCTTGTTCGTCCGCGGCCGGATGATCGACGCTACCGACGCCCTGCTCGGCGAAGGCCCGTTCAGCGCGAACCGCGCGGGCACACTGCCCATCCACGGGGTCCTTCGGGTGGTGGAGAAGCGGGGGCTCGAGGGGGCGCGCGACGTGCTCGCCCGAGGCTCGGGGTTCAAAGGGCTTGTGGGGACCGAGGACCTCAGGGAGGTCGAGGCGCGCCTCGAGGACCCCAAGGTGCGCCTCGTCGTGGAGGCGTACGCCCTCTCCATCGCTAAAACGCTCGCCGCGCTCGCTGCGCACGCACGGCCCCACGCCTTCTTCCTCACCGGAGGCGCGGCGCGGTTTAGCTACGCGGTGGAGCGCGTGCGCGCGCACCTCAACTGGATGGCGCCCGTAGAGATCGTGCCGGGAGAGTTCGAGATGGAAGCCCTGGCCCACGGAGCCTGGCGGGGCTACAACGGCATCGAACCCGTACGGCATTATGGAGACGAGGATGGAAAAGCTCGAGTTTAAAGAGATCCAGCCGCTCACCAGCATCAGCGCCGTGCTCGACCTGGCGCGGCTCATCGCTCGAGTCAAGGGTCCCAAGCGCGTCGCCGTCGCCGCGGCGGAGGAAGCACACGTCATCGAGGCGGTCAACGAGGCTCGCATCGAGGGCTTGGTGCACCCCATACTCTTCGGAAACCCCGACCGCATCCGCCGGGTCGCCGCTGAACTGGGCGTGCGCGTGCAGAACCTGGAGATCCGCCCGGCGAAAAACCCGGTGGAGGCCGCGGCGCTCGCCACGCAAGCGGTCTCACGAGGTGAGGCAGACATCCTGATGAAGGGCCTGGTGCACTCCTCGGACTTTTTGCGCGCCGCCCTGAACAAGGAGTGGGGGCTCCGCACGGGCCGGCTCCTCTCCCATGTCTTCGTTTATGAAGCCAAGGGGTACGACCGGCTCCTCTTCATGTCCGACGGGGCGATGAACATCAACCCCGACCTGCGGACCAAGATCCAGATCGTGGAGAACGCGGTTACGCTCGCGCACGTGCTGGGCATCCGCACCCCCAGGGTGGCGCTGCTCGCCGCGGTAGAGGTGGTGAACCCCGAGATGGAAACCGCGGTGGAGGACGCGATCATCGCGAAGATGGCCGATCGCGGACAGATCAAAGGAGCGATCATCGACGGTCCGCTCGCGCTCGACAACGCCGTCAGCGAGGAAGCCGCTCGCATCAAAGGCATCCACAGCCCCGTCGCCGGCAAGGCCGATATCCTGATCGTGGACAACATTGACGTGGGGAACGTCTTCTACAAATCCCTGGTCTACTTCGGACGGATCCGCGGAGGCGGCATGATCATGGGCGCCAAGGCCCCGCTGGTGCTCACGAGCCGGGCCGACCCCGAGGAGATCAAGTTCCTCTCCCTGGCCCTCAGCGTGGTCGCCGCGGAACGCCTACCGTACGCACAATCCTAACCCGGAGCGTCCAGATCACGCGCTCAGGCCTCCTCCTCCACCTCGCGGAAGGGCACCGCCCGCTGCCCTCGCCGCCCAAAACGACGCGCGAGCTCGAGCTCGCTCAACACCAGGGCGGTGGGGCGACCGTGCGGGCACACCCACGGGGTCTCGCACGCCGCGAGCTGGTCCAGGAGCGCCTGCGCCGAGGCCTGGGCCAGGGGATGCCCCGCCCGGATCGCCGGGAGGCACGCGAGCCGCCCCAACACCGCGCGCCACGCCTTCTCGAACCCCGCAGGGCCCAGCGCCCCCTTGACCACCTCCGCGACCAGCTCCGGGTGCGCCGCTAAGAACGCGGGCACGCTCCGCACCCGGTACCGCCTGCTCCCGAACGGCTCGAGGACCAGCCCCGCCCGCGTGAGCTCCGCGCTACGCTCGGCGTAGCGCGCCTCCTCCTCCGGGGTGAGGGGCACGAGCTCCGGGTGCGCGAGCTCCACAGGCGGCTCCTCCCGGTACCGGCGGCACAACTCCTCGAACAGAATGCGCTCGTGCGCGGCGTGCTGGTCCACCACCCAAAGCTCATCCTCCGCCTCGGCGATCAGGTACAGGTCGCGAAACCGCCCCAGGTACCGTAACCGAGGGAACCGATGCCCCCGCGCCGGGCGCACCCCCTCCACCGGGCGCAACTCGGGCAAAGGGCGCGCCAAGGGGTGCGCGGCGAGCGTCTCGCTCACCGCGCGCTCCACAAACTCCGCCACGCGCTCGGGCTCGAGGAGGCGTACCCGGTCCTTGGCCGGGGTGGTGTTCACCAGCACCGCCTCCGGGGGCAGCTCGAGGTTCAGCACGCCCACGGGATACTGCCCGGCCGGGAGCAGTTCGCGGTACGCGCGCACCACAGCCCTAAGGAGGCCCTCCGGCCACTCCACCGGTCGTCCGTTCACCGCGAGGTGCAACCGGTCGCGCCGGGGACGCACCAGTTCCGGCCGGGAGATCAAGCCCTCCAGGCGCAACCCCTCCTGCACCATCCGCACGGGCAACAACCGGTTCGCGGTCACCGGCCCCCAGATGAAGCGCGCGGCCTCCAAAGCCTCCCCCCCCGCGAAGACCCACTTCTCCTCCCCGTCCATCGCGAGCCGCAACCGGAGGTACGGTCGGTGCAGCAACACCCGCGTCAGGTAGGCCACGATCTTTTTCCCTTCGGCCGCCGGGCTCTCCAGGGCCGCGCGCCGGGCGGGCAGGTGCGCAAAGAGCCGGGTGACCTCCACGCGGGTGCCTGGAGGCGCGGGGTGCTCCACGAGGGTGACCGCTTCCCCCTCGGCCTCAACGGTCGCCCCGCCCAGCTGGTCCGCCGGTCGGCTCGTAAGGCGTAGGCGCGCCGAGGCGCGAATCGCGAACAACCCCTCCCCGCGAAACCCCAGGGTGCGGATCCGGGAGAGGTCCTCGAGCTTGCTGGTCGCGTGGCGCTCGAGGGCGAGGGGCAGCTCCGCCTTAGGAATCCCCGCGCCGTTGTCCGTCACCACGATCTTCTCGATCCCTCCCGCCCACAGCTCAACCTCGATGCGCGTCGCGCCCGCGTCGAGAGCGTTCTCCACCAGCTCCTTCACCACGTCCACCGGCGCGGTCACGACCTCGCCGGCCGCGATCTCACGCACCAGCTCGGGGGGCAACCGCCGGATCATCCTTCGTTCACCGCCACTCCACGTAACCGCTCCTGAATTCGGTGCAAGAGCATTAAGGCCTCCAGGGGTGAGAGGCGGGAAAGATCCACGGAAAGGAGCGCCTCCACCACCTCAGCCGCCGCGTCCCCTCCCCGGGCCTCGAGGCCCGCGAGGAGCTGCTGGGCGCGCGTCACCACCTCTGGCGGCACGCCCGCGAGGCGCGCGACCTCGAGGCCGTAGCTCTTGGAGGCCGGCCCGGGCAGCACCTGGTGGTAAAACACCAGCCCGCCCGCCTCCTCCTTAGCCGCCACGTGAAAGTTGCGCGCGGCCGGGAGTCTTTGGGGCAAGGCGGTGAGCTCGAAGTAGTGCGTGGCGAAGAGCGTGTAGGCCCGCACCGTGTCGTGCAGGTACTCCGCGGCCGCCCAGGCGAGGGAAAGGCCGTCGTAGGTGCTCGTACCGCGCCCCACCTCGTCCAAAAGCACCAGGCTGCGCTCCGTCGCGCCCTGCAGGATGCGGGCCAGTTCCTCCATCTCCACCATGAAGGTGCTGCGCCCCCCCGCGATGTCGTCCGCCGCGCCGATCCGCGTGTAGATCCGGTCCACCACGGGCAGCACCGCCTCCTCCGCCGGCACGAAACTCCCGATCTGAGCGAGCAGCACGATCAGAGCGTTCTGGCGGAGGTACGTGGACTTCCCGCTCATGTTGGGGCCGGTAAGGATCACGAGACGCTGCTGGGGGGAGAGCTCCAGATCGTTCGGGATGAAGGCCCCGTGCCGCTCGACGACCGCGTGCCGCCCCTGACGCACGCGGAACACGCCGTCCTCGCTGAAGCGCGGCCGGGTGTAGTTGTACTGGGCGGCGACCTCGGCCAACGCCGCGTACACGTCCAGCTCCGCAAGGGCCGCCGCAAGGTCCCGCACCCGCTCCGCGTACGGCACAAGCGCCTCCCTAAGCTCGCTGAAGACCGCGTACTCACGCTTACGCGCGGCCTCCTCCGCCCGCAGGATCTCGCGTTCCTTCTCGCGCAGGTCCGGCCGGGTGTAGCGCTGACGGTCCTTCAAGGTCTGGACGGCGCGGTAATCCTCGGGGACCTGAGCGTAGTAGGGCCGGGTGACCTCGAGGTAGTACCCGAACACCCCGTTGAACCCCACCTTCAACGTGGGGATTCCGGTGCGCTCCCGTTCCTTGGCCTCGAGCGCCGCGATCCACGCCCGTCCAGCCTCGGCCGCACCGCGCAAGCGGTCCAGCTCGGCGTCGTACCCGTCCTTAATCAGGCCGCCCTCCGTGAGTTTTTGCGGCGGGTCCTCCACCAGTGCAGCCTCGATGCGCTCGCGCACCTCGGCCATTCCGTCCAGGCGCTCGGCCAGAGCGAGAAGAGCGTCCTCCTCGCACCCCTCGAGCTCCGCGCGCAGTGCGGGCACGAGCCGGAGGCTTCGCGCGAGGGCCGCGAGGTCCCGAGCGCTCGCCCGGTGGCTCGCCAGACGGCCAGCGAGCCGCTCGAGGTCGTGCACCTTGTAAAGCGCGCGGCGCACCGCGCGGCGCAGCACCGCATCCCGCACGAAGGCCTCGACCGCCTCGAGCCGCGCCTCGATCAGGTTCCGGTCCAGCAGCGGGTGGCGCAACCACTCCCGCAGCAACCGCCGTCCCGGCGCGGTGCGGGTCTGGTTCAGGACCCCGAACAGCGTGCGTTCCTCCCCTCCCCCGAACTGGGCCTCGAAGACCTCGAGGGTAGCGAGGGCCACCCCGTCGAGCTGCATGTACGCGCCGGGATCGTACCGCAGAAACCGCGTGACCTGCGCCAGCCGTCCCTGTTGGGTCTCGAGGGCGTACGCGAGGACCGCGCCCGCGGCGCGCAGCAAGGCGGGAGTGTCTACCCCCTGGGGCGGTACCCCGAAGTGCGCGGTGAGGGTGCGCCGGGCTTCCTCCACGTCGAAGCGGGCCTGAGCGAGCATCACCGGGAAGCGGCGGCGGAGTTCCTCGCCGAACTCGGGGTGCTCGTAAAGCTCCGGGGCGAGCAGCACCTCTGCGGGACGGTAGCGCACGAGCTCGTCGTAGAGCGCGGTGCGGCTGTAGAGGTGCGTGCCGCGGAACTCGCCGGTGCTGACGTCGATCAAGGCCAGGCCGTACCCGTCCCCGGTCGCGAGGGCCGCCAGGTAGTTCGCGTCGGGACGCAACAGGTTCTCTTCGGTCACCGTGCCCGGCGTGATGAGCTGGGTCACCTCCCGGCGCACGAGCCCCTCGGCCGCCTGGGGGTCCTCCACCTGATCCGCGAGCGCGACGCGCACCCCTTGGGCCAGGAGGCGTTCGATATAGGTGTCCGCGCTCCGGACGGGAATCCCCGCCATGGGCGTGGTGAAGTCCTTCGAGGTTTTATGCGTGAGCACGAGGCCCAACGCCCGGGCGAGGCGCTCCGCGTCCTCCCCAAAACACTCGTAGAAATCCCCCACTTGAAAGAGCAGCAGGTACTCAGGGTACTGGTCGCGCAGCTCCACGTACTGCTGCAAAAGCGGTGGCAGGGGCCCTTTACCCTCGCCCTTCAGCGTCATGCTTCCCATCATAAACGGCGGCGGGGTAACCCCCCCCACGTTGGCTCCCGAACCGCGCGGCCTAGAATGAAGGCATGGACGTGCGTACGGACCCGCGCCTGGAGCGCTGCACCCCCAAGCTTCGCGAGATCATCCAGATGTTCGCCCAAAGCCCCAAGATGCTTAAAACCGAGCTTCTGCTGGACTTCGCCAAGCGCATGCCCCGCCTGCCCGAAGGGGTGGAGGTGCCGCTCGAGCGCGTTCACGAGTGCCAGACACCGTTCTTCGTGCACGCGGAGGTCCGCGACGGACGGGTCGCCCTGTACTTTGACGCCCCCAAGGAAGCGCCCACGGTGCGGGCGTTCGCCGGCATGCTCGCCGAAGGCCTAGGCGGTGCTACGCCCGAGGAGGTCCTGGACACCCCGGAGGACTTCTACGTACCCATGGGCCTGAGCGAGGTCGTGAGCCCCTTGCGGCTCCGCGGCCTCGAGGCCGTGCTGCGACGCATCAAGCGCCAGGTTCTGGAACGCACGGGCCGCGCATAATCCCGTCTAGGCAGGGTCGAGGGAGAAGCGGGCGACCTCGACCAGCCGCCCGTCATCGTCCCGCACCAGCGCCACCTCGCGCAGCAGGAAGGACTTCCGCTTCGGAAGCGGTAGGCGCGCGGCGAGCGCCTCCGCTGCCTTTCCGTCCAACCCCAACGCCAGGGTCAGGTGCGGGATGTAGCTGGGGCCTTCGATCTCCTTCTCCGGCGGTGCGAGGGGCTCTAGCGCGTGGTACAGGCGCTTGAAGGGCGTGCCGCCGTACGCGCGTAGGTACACGACGCCGCTGCTGAAAGTACGCCACCCCCCAAGCCGCACCCGGAAGGCGTGGTGCCCCCGCAGGATGCCCTCCACCGCACGCGCCAATGCCTCTTCTCCCCATTCCCACTGAAAGGGCTGCCGTAGGTTCAGGTGGGGTGGCCCGTAACCGGAAACCCCGTGCACCGCTTGCAGTTCCTTAAAAAAGCGGCACAGGTCCTTTGGAGGCCACGCAAGCACACCGTACACGACCCAATAGTATACGGGGTTACTCGGCCCCCTCCGCCGCGACGTCGAGACGGTCCAGTTCAAACGCCGCGTGCACCGCGCGCACCGCGGCCTCCGCGTACTCCGCCGGGATGATCACCGAGATGCGCACCTCGCTGGTCGCGATCATCTCGATGTTCGCGCCGACCGAGGCGACCGCTTCGAACATCCGCGAAGGAATGCCCGGCGTGGAGGCCAAGGCCACCCCCACGATGGAGACCTTGGCGATATTGGGGTTGAGCACGGCCTCCCCCCCTAGTTCGGCCAGGACGTCCTCGAGCGCCTCGAGGGCCTCCTCCGCGCTATCCTTGGGCACCGTGAAGGCCATCTGCTGGCGGGAGGGGTCGTGGCCCGGCACACCCTGAATGATCATGTCCACCGCGATGCCGCGGCTCCCCAAAGCCTCGAAGACCTTGGCCGCTACGCCCGGCCGGTCGGGGATCCCGATAAGGCCGATCTGGGCGTGGTTCAGGTCGAGGGCGACTCCGGTAACGGGACGATCCAGTTTCATGCCTTCCTCCGCAACGATCGTGCCTGGATTGTAACTGAAGCTCGAGCGGACGTGCAGCACCACCCCGTACCGCTTGGCGTACCAAACCGCGCGGGGGTGGAGGACCTGCGCGCCGAGGGCGGCCATCTCCAGCATCTGGTCGTACCCGATGCGGGGCAGTTTGTTCGCCTCGGGGATCAGGTGCGGGTCGGTGGTGTACACCCCTTCGGTGTCGGTGTAGATCTCGCAAGCCTTGGCGCCGACCGCCGCAGCGATCGCGACCGCGGTGGTATCGGAACCGCCGCGTCCAAGCGTGGTGAGCTCGCCCTCGGGCGTGGTGCCCATGAAACCGGCCACGACCGCGACCTTCCCCTCCCGGACCGCTTCGAGGATCCGGTGGGGGTTCACCTCGGTGATGCGGGCGTTGGCGTACCGCCCGTCGGTGCGGATCCCGATCTGGTGCTGCACGAACCCCCGGGCGGGGATGCCCATGGCCTGGAGTTGCAGGGCCAAGAGCGCGACCGAGGTCTGCTCCCCGGTGGTGGTGAGGAGGTCCAGCTCGCGAGGGTGGGGACGAGGGTTAACCCGCCGCGCGAGGGCGATCAGCTCGTCGGTGGTTCGCCCCATCGCGGAGACCACCACGATGAGCGCATACCCCTTCTCCCGGTAGTGCTGAATCCGCTGGGCCACCTTGTGGATCCGGTCCAGATCCCCCACCGAGGTGCCGCCGTATTTCTGCACGATCAGCGCCATAATTAGCTGTGTATATTAACACAAGCCGGGGCGGGCCTCGAGCAGCGAGTATACTCAGCGCAATGCGGGTCCGCACAGCCGCACCAAGCGACATCCCCGGCGTGCAAAAAGTCGCGCGCCTCGCCTGGTGGGATACCTACCAACACCTCCTCCCCCACCCCCTGATCGCGCACTTCCTAACGCACGCCTACAGCACCCAAGCCCTCGAGCGCACCCTAGCGTGCTGCATGGACCTATTCGTGGTAGCGGAGACGCAAGGCGCGGTCGTGGGGTTCGCGCACTTCGGTCCGATCGCGCCTCGGGTGGCCGAGCTCTTCCGGATCTACGTTCTGCCCGCTCACCAAGGGGCTGGGGCCGGCAAGGCCCTGCTCGAGGCTGGGCTTTCCTGGGCCTGCGCGCGCGGCCTGGCGCGCCTGGAGGTCTCCGTCCTGCGCGGCAACACTAAGGGCAGCGCGTTCTACGAACGCCACGGCTTCACCCTCCAACAGGCGCAACGCGTGGTGGTGCGCGGGGAGGGCGTTCCCCTGCTTCGCTACGCGCGCCTCGTATAATCCTGCCATGGAAGCGCTCCGCGTAGCCTTGCTCGGCGCCGGAACGGTGGGCAGCGGGTTCGTGAAGCTGCTCACCGCTCACGCCGAACGGCTGGCAACCCTAGGTACGGAGGTGCGCATCACCGGCATTCTGGTGCGCGACCCCGCCAAGCCCCGACCCGCCTGGGTGCCCACCGACCGGCTCACGACCGAGGCCGACGCCCTGCTCGCCGACGCCGACGTCGTGGTGGAAGCGATGGGCGGGACCGGCCGGGCCCAGGAGTTGGTGCTGGCGGCGCTCGAGGCCGGCCTTCCGGTCATCACAGCGAACAAGGCCCTGCTGGCCGAGGCGTGGGACGCACTCAAACCCCATGCCCTCGAGGGGCTGCTCTTCTACGAGGCCGCGGTAATGGCGGGCACGCCCGTGATCGAACCCCTGTCGGGCGCGTTGCGCGGCAGCAGCTTGATCGAGCTGCACGCGATCCTGAACGGCACCACGAACTACATCCTGGGCCGCATGGAGACCGGAGCCACCTTCCAGGAGGCCCTAGCCGAGGCGCAGGCCAAGGGGTACGCCGAGGCCGACCCCACGCTGGACGTCGCGGGCATCGACGCGGCGCACAAACTGGCCGTGCTCGCGCGGCTCGTGGCCGACCCCAGCTTCCCCTGGGAAGCGGTGCGGCGGCACACGCGGGGGATCGAGCACCTCACCCCGGCGGTGCTGCGGGCGGCCCGGGGTGAGGGGAAGGTGGTGCGGCTCGTGGCGAGCCTGTACGCCCAGGAGGGCCGCTGGCACGCGCGGGTGCGTCCGGTCAAGCTGCCGCAGGACCACCCCCTGGCCCAGGCCTCCCTCTCGCAGAACGCGCTGTACTTCAAGGGCGACGCGGTGGGCGCAGTGTGCATCGTGGGCGGCGGGGCGGGCAGCCTGGTCACCGCGAGCGGGCTGCTCGGGGACCTGTACCGCCTGCTGGAAGGGTACCCCGGCCACCCGCCCCTCCCCGCTCCAGTCCCCGCCCCCGCGATCGAAGCTTCAAGGTTCGAGGAGGTTTAGCGATGCCCCGACCGTTGATCGAACGCTTCCGTGAACGCCTCCCCGTGAGCGAACGCACCCCGATCGTCTCGCTCCTCGAGGGCTCCACCCCCCTCATCCCCCTCAAGGGTCCCCCTGAGGCCCGTCAGCGCGGCGTGCAGCTTTACGCCAAGTACGAGGGCCTGAACCCCACCGGCTCGTTCAAGGACCGCGGCATGACCCTGGCGGTGAGCAAAGCCCTCGAGGCTGGCGCGCAGGCGGTGGCCTGCGCCTCCACCGGGAACACCTCGGCTTCGGCCGCGGCCTACGCCGCGCGGGCCGGAGTGCGCGCGATCGTGGTGCTGCCCGCGGGGTACGTGGCCCTAGGGAAGGTCGCGCAAACGCTGGTGCACGGCGCGCGGATCGTCCAGATCGAGGGGAATTTTGACGCCGCGCTGCGGCTAGTGCGCGCGCTGAGCGAGGCCTACCCGGTCGCCCTCGTAAACTCGGTGAACCCCTACCGGCTCGAGGGGCAGAAAACCCTGGCCTTCGAGGTGGTTGAGGCGCTGGGGGAGGCCCCCGAGTACCACGCCCTGCCCGTGGGGAACGCGGGCAACATCACCGCGCACTGGATGGGGTACAGCGAGCTCTTCACGGACGGTGTGATCGGAAAGCGCCCCCGGATGCTGGGCTTCCAGGCGGCCGGCGCCGCGCCCATCGTACAGGGTCGGCCCGTCGAGGCCCCTGAGACGATTGCAAGCGCGATTCGCATCGGGAACCCCGCGAGCTGGCAGGGTGCGCTGCGCGCGCGGGACGAGTCCGGCGGCGCGGTCGAGGCCGTGACCGACGAGGAGATTCTGGCCGCCTACCGGTACCTCGCCGCGGAGGAAGGGATCTTCTGCGAGCCCGCCTCGGCCGCAGCCCTCGCGGGGGTGTGGCGCTGGCTGCGCGCGGGCCGGATCGATCCGGGCGCTCGCGTGGTCCTGACCCTCACCGGTCACGGCCTCAAGGACCCCGGCACCGCGGAACGCCTGGCCCGCCTGCCCGAACCGGTGCCCGCGACCCTCGAGGCCGTGGCGCGCGCGGCGGGGCTCGAGTAGGGCCGGGCTTGCGCTAAACTGGGGGGCATGGAGAAGAGAGAGCCGTTTCCCGGGGCGTACACCGCGGGCCTACTGATCACGGTGAGCCTGCTCGTGCTGCTGGTCGTGGTGGGCAGCGCCCTGCCCCCCGCGGCGGCCGGGTTTTTGATCGCGTCGTTGCTTGGCTTGACGGTCAACCCTAAATACGCGCCGCTCTTCTTGATCGCGGGGGTCGTGAGCAGCGCGTTGGGGTTCGCGGGGCAGGAGCCCCTCGTGGCCTGGGGCGGGGTGGGGCTTGCCCTGGCCTCGGGCGTCGTGTGGCGTTGGGTGCGCATATGATGGCAAGGCTGGACGCCAAACGGGTCGCGGAAGCCCTCGTGTGGGCCGCCGCGATCTTTTACCTGTACTGGTTCTTCGGGAACCCCAACCCCGTGGGGAGCGGCGTCGCGATCGGCCTGCTCTTCGGGGCATGGAGCGTACAGTACCGCCCCACTCCCCGCGTTCATCCGTTCATCGCGGGCATGGGGCTTGTCCTGCTTCTGGTGCACACCGTATACGGCACGCCCTTCGCCTACCTCGTGGGAGCTGCCCTCGGCCTGGGGCTGCCGTACGCAGCGTACCGCCTTATGCCCAAAGGCTAAGGCCTCAGCGCTCCTGGATGCGGGCGTGGAGGTACTCGAGCGCCCGCTCGAGCTGCCGGTCGGGGTCGGGCTCCACCAGGTCCGGCTCAATCCCCCGGCCTTCCCAGGTGGGGCCGTTGAGGGGCGCGAGCACCCCGGTCGCGACGAAGGCCACGGCCCCGTCCGGGAAGCAGTAGGGCAGGATCACCTCGGTGTTCCCCGCGGTGCGTTCGCCCACCACCACCCCCCGCCCGGCGCGTTGCAGAGCCCCTACAAGCCCCTCCGCGGCGGAGTGCACGTTCGCGTTGGTCAGGATGACCAGGGGTTTTTCGGTATCAGGACGCCCCCAAAACGGCAGCGTGGGTTGCGGCATCACCCCTAAAGTGCGCGTCACGATGCGCCAGGGCACGCCGCGCATGAAGAGGGAGGCCACCTCCGCCATGCTCAGGGCGAGCCCACCGGGGTTGTCGCGCAGGTCCAGCACGTACCCCTGCACGCCCTGCGCCTCGAACTCGCGGACGGCGCTCCGCAGCGTTTCGGGTACGCTCGGGTCGATCAGGTGGGGCACGCGGAGGTACCCTACCTCGCCCATGCGTTCCGTGTGCACCTCGCCCTCGAGGGCTTCCAACGGCTCGGCCTCCTCCGGCTCGGGGAGGGTCGTGGCGTCTGGAGGAGGCGCCTCCCACACCTCAGGAAACGGCACCGGCAGGCACGCCGCGCCCTTCAGGGCGCGCCGGGCCTCGGCGGGGCTCAGGAAGGCCGAGTGGTCGTCCCCCAGCTCGCGGTACATCTCGTCGAGCAGCTGGTAGAGCGCCTCCCAGCTTTGTACCTCCTGCGCTCGCGCGCGGTAGCGTTCGCCCACCGCGTCCCAGTCCGTGCCGTTATAGGCGGTGTCCCAGTACAGTTCCTTCACCAGCCGCCAGGCCTGGTCAAACCGGGCCTCAAACGGGTTCGCAAGCCCCATCCCCACGCCCAGCAGAACAAGGCTCCCAATAAATACACGCTTCACCGTGCGCCTCCCAACTCTCCTATACGATACACTTCCTGGAATTTATCCGTAATGACCTCGATGCATTTTTCAATCGCTTTGTCCAGGTTCTCCCCCGGAATCACGGGGATGTTCGCGGTCACCGCGAGCTCGAGCAAGTAGTCCTGGATCAAACGGATCCAGTGGAAGTGCTTGAGGTACCGCTCCACCGAGCGCCGCCCTTGGGTCTCGGTGTCGCGCA
This region of Marinithermus hydrothermalis DSM 14884 genomic DNA includes:
- a CDS encoding homoserine dehydrogenase, with protein sequence MEALRVALLGAGTVGSGFVKLLTAHAERLATLGTEVRITGILVRDPAKPRPAWVPTDRLTTEADALLADADVVVEAMGGTGRAQELVLAALEAGLPVITANKALLAEAWDALKPHALEGLLFYEAAVMAGTPVIEPLSGALRGSSLIELHAILNGTTNYILGRMETGATFQEALAEAQAKGYAEADPTLDVAGIDAAHKLAVLARLVADPSFPWEAVRRHTRGIEHLTPAVLRAARGEGKVVRLVASLYAQEGRWHARVRPVKLPQDHPLAQASLSQNALYFKGDAVGAVCIVGGGAGSLVTASGLLGDLYRLLEGYPGHPPLPAPVPAPAIEASRFEEV
- the thrC gene encoding threonine synthase; amino-acid sequence: MPRPLIERFRERLPVSERTPIVSLLEGSTPLIPLKGPPEARQRGVQLYAKYEGLNPTGSFKDRGMTLAVSKALEAGAQAVACASTGNTSASAAAYAARAGVRAIVVLPAGYVALGKVAQTLVHGARIVQIEGNFDAALRLVRALSEAYPVALVNSVNPYRLEGQKTLAFEVVEALGEAPEYHALPVGNAGNITAHWMGYSELFTDGVIGKRPRMLGFQAAGAAPIVQGRPVEAPETIASAIRIGNPASWQGALRARDESGGAVEAVTDEEILAAYRYLAAEEGIFCEPASAAALAGVWRWLRAGRIDPGARVVLTLTGHGLKDPGTAERLARLPEPVPATLEAVARAAGLE
- a CDS encoding S41 family peptidase, with the translated sequence MKRVFIGSLVLLGVGMGLANPFEARFDQAWRLVKELYWDTAYNGTDWDAVGERYRARAQEVQSWEALYQLLDEMYRELGDDHSAFLSPAEARRALKGAACLPVPFPEVWEAPPPDATTLPEPEEAEPLEALEGEVHTERMGEVGYLRVPHLIDPSVPETLRSAVREFEAQGVQGYVLDLRDNPGGLALSMAEVASLFMRGVPWRIVTRTLGVMPQPTLPFWGRPDTEKPLVILTNANVHSAAEGLVGALQRAGRGVVVGERTAGNTEVILPYCFPDGAVAFVATGVLAPLNGPTWEGRGIEPDLVEPDPDRQLERALEYLHARIQER